In Leptospira sp. WS58.C1, a single genomic region encodes these proteins:
- a CDS encoding histidine kinase dimerization/phosphoacceptor domain -containing protein produces the protein MFEIVDIPGLPRKKYLLGIAIVVGLMSAGILGFEFLTGNHTFRPGYTVTGISSILCCFLLYKSRYKEAVYLSSFMFALALGLGVVFGPGVKNAAVWFPVLVFFQLYFFNRKMAIIAMFYCLGLIFWKTGVSIGSNGSEIYTDSIASLCVLTLFAILIGANLNKLISDKDILLRELSHRVRNNMQVILEMVSFLKDSEDSMETRNVLQILERRILALASVHTVSLDAEHIQSVSIGDVIENYLNRIVSKYKALPNLDPIAKHYQLDVKEANLLLLVLGEIVSATSESVTNHVEDLKISFRNPSIRTLELQVEGASLVEGDWSRFSRDLLSHSGGDLKVDPSGIGKVSASLVTLKR, from the coding sequence ATGTTTGAAATCGTGGATATTCCGGGGTTACCTCGGAAAAAATATCTTTTAGGGATCGCGATAGTCGTCGGTTTAATGTCCGCCGGTATTTTAGGTTTCGAGTTTTTAACTGGCAATCATACATTTCGTCCGGGATATACGGTCACTGGGATCAGTTCAATACTTTGTTGTTTTTTATTGTATAAGTCCCGATACAAAGAAGCGGTTTATCTCTCTTCCTTTATGTTTGCTTTGGCATTGGGACTAGGCGTTGTTTTTGGTCCTGGAGTTAAGAATGCCGCGGTCTGGTTTCCTGTTTTAGTCTTTTTCCAACTTTATTTTTTCAATCGGAAGATGGCGATAATAGCCATGTTCTATTGTTTAGGACTTATTTTTTGGAAGACGGGTGTCTCTATCGGATCTAACGGTAGTGAAATTTATACGGACTCCATTGCATCCCTTTGCGTTCTTACCTTATTTGCGATTCTGATAGGTGCAAATCTGAACAAGTTGATCTCGGATAAAGATATTCTTTTGAGGGAACTGTCTCATAGGGTCAGAAATAATATGCAAGTGATATTGGAGATGGTTTCCTTTCTCAAAGATTCTGAAGATTCGATGGAAACGAGAAACGTTTTACAGATTTTAGAGAGAAGAATACTGGCCCTCGCGTCCGTTCATACAGTTTCACTAGATGCCGAACATATCCAGAGTGTTTCAATCGGGGATGTGATCGAAAATTATTTGAATCGTATCGTTTCTAAATACAAAGCACTTCCTAACTTGGATCCTATCGCGAAACATTATCAGTTAGATGTGAAAGAAGCGAACCTTCTGCTTTTAGTTTTGGGAGAGATCGTATCGGCAACTTCCGAATCCGTTACGAATCATGTAGAAGATCTGAAGATCAGTTTTCGAAATCCTTCGATTAGAACATTAGAATTACAAGTTGAAGGGGCAAGTTTGGTGGAAGGGGATTGGAGCCGTTTTTCTAGGGACCTATTAAGTCATTCTGGCGGAGATCTAAAAGTGGATCCGAGCGGGATTGGAAAAGTTTCGGCTAGTTTAGTGACTCTGAAAAGGTAA
- a CDS encoding M23 family metallopeptidase encodes MRRSLSLGIILAAFHLSTFAQNDKVINFLFPVKTDGIENKVTSVFGESRGDHFHNGMDIASTGEPVLAMAEGKILYSRFGEDDPFGEEFGTGNSVWLDHGNGTYSSYYHLKDGRFPGLLEERLVAGGEKIAYTGNTGHSSGAHLHFVLLKDFGKTIQDPMKVLPIVDDESPPVIGNLLIHHDEYKYSQVNDGDNINISKAFPVTVGIQDAGKKPGQRRGVSQIQISLNGQLLKKASFSNLHYEKGEWKNSEGFPFSELYFKDQYLVGHLDFRNGENVIKVLAWDFRQNLTEKTFTFYVSRIR; translated from the coding sequence ATGAGACGTAGTTTATCCCTCGGAATTATCTTGGCCGCGTTCCATCTAAGCACCTTTGCGCAAAACGATAAAGTAATAAATTTTCTTTTCCCGGTGAAAACCGACGGAATCGAGAATAAGGTTACCTCTGTGTTCGGAGAATCCAGGGGGGACCATTTTCATAACGGAATGGACATCGCTTCAACGGGAGAGCCGGTTTTGGCGATGGCGGAGGGCAAGATCCTCTATTCACGGTTTGGTGAAGACGATCCTTTTGGGGAAGAATTCGGGACGGGTAACTCAGTTTGGCTGGATCACGGAAATGGGACGTATTCCTCTTATTACCATTTGAAGGATGGTCGTTTTCCGGGACTTTTAGAAGAACGTCTAGTCGCCGGGGGAGAAAAGATCGCCTATACAGGGAACACGGGTCACTCTAGCGGCGCCCACTTACATTTCGTTTTATTAAAAGACTTCGGAAAGACTATCCAAGATCCTATGAAGGTTTTGCCTATCGTGGACGACGAAAGCCCACCAGTGATAGGAAATTTACTCATCCATCATGATGAATACAAATACAGCCAGGTAAATGACGGAGATAATATCAATATTTCCAAGGCTTTTCCTGTGACTGTAGGGATACAAGATGCAGGTAAAAAACCGGGTCAGAGAAGGGGCGTTTCTCAGATCCAGATCTCCCTGAATGGGCAATTATTAAAGAAGGCAAGTTTCTCCAATTTACATTATGAAAAAGGAGAATGGAAAAATTCGGAAGGTTTTCCATTTTCAGAACTATATTTTAAGGATCAATATCTGGTTGGTCATTTGGATTTTCGAAATGGAGAGAATGTGATCAAGGTCCTCGCATGGGACTTTCGTCAAAATCTTACCGAAAAAACGTTCACTTTCTACGTAAGCCGAATCCGTTAG